Below is a window of Dietzia timorensis DNA.
CGCGTCGCGGGCGGTGAGCATGAGGACCGGGATGTCGTCGCCGCGGCTACGCAGGATGCGGCACACCTCGAGACCGTCGCGGCGCGGCATCATCACATCGAGGATGAGCGCGTCCGGGCGGTTCGAGTCGACGTGGTCGATCGCCTCGACGCCATCGCCGGCGAGTTCGACGTCGTAACCATTGAAACTCAGCGACCGTCGAAGCGATTCGCGGACCGCCTGGTCGTCGTCTACAACAAGGATTTTCATGTTGCCAGTCTTACAGCTTTGACTGTGCGCTCGCTGAGCACTCGCGCAAAGGTTGGTCAGAACAACCTTTTACCTGGACGAACGAGGAAAGTGCAGAAATGCGAAACGCCGCACGAGCGCTGCGAAGTGTGCAGCGAACGTGCGACGTGACGGGGCTGAAGCCGGTGCGCGACCTGGCCGCTACTAGCGGTCGAGGTCTACGAGGCCGAGCTTGGCGGCCTTGACCAGACGACGCGGGATGGCGACCTCCTGGCCGTCGATGCGCGTGTTCTGCAGTGCCTGGTTGTTGGCCTTCCACTGCGAACGGCGGGAGTGGGTGTTGGCGCGCGACAGGCGCCGCTTGGGAACTGCCATGATGGGTCCTTACCTTGAAAGAAGTCGGGGGCTGTGCGGCCGGAATTACTTGCTGCGGCGAACGCGGTTGCCGTAGCGGCGCTGGAACTTCTCCACGCGGCCAGCGGTGTCCATGACGCGCTGCGCGCCGGTCCAGAACGGGTGCGACTCGCTGGTGACATCGGCGACGATCAGCGGGTACTCGTTGCCGTCTTCCCACTCGACCTTGCGGTCGGACTTGATCGTGGAACGGGTGAGGAACTTGGTTCCGGTACCAGCATCCTGGAAAACCACCGGGTGGTAGTCGGGGTGGATGTCCTTCTTCATCTGCTTTGATTCCTCTACTTTTGGCTCTTTACCTTTGGGCACACGAAACATTCCCACCCGCAGTGCTCCGCCACCGGAGAACTGCTTGGAAAATGCGCAGCAGGTTCCCCTTTGCGTCTCGCCCTCGCGGACGCAGAAGAAGAACTTGGGTCGTGCGCCGTGTCAGTGGAGTACCGCAGGCGGGCCGGTCGACTCGAAAGCGACGCGACCCTATCTCGTTGCCCCAGGTAAACCGGGACGAACGGGTCTGCACCGAGGCCACGGTCTGACCCGCGAACTCCGATACCACCACACACGCTTGTGTCGATCGTACCCCCACGGGCGCACAAGACAAATTCGCCGGCAGCGCGGCTCGGCGCCGCCTCGTCCCTCGCCGCACTGGCGCGCGGCGAGGCTGGGAAAATCGCCACGCCCGACGTCATACACGGGATAACGACCGGAGATTCGTCGCAGGGGCAAACGCCTTAATATATAGGTCCCTCGGCGGCCGACCGTCGAATGCGCTGGTGCGCAGTGCGGCGTTCGCCGATTACCAATTTCGGGCCCGACGCTGTAAGTTAGGCACTCGCTGTTGTCTGCACGTTTGCTATCGCCCATTTGCGCGAGATGAACACACGGATGCGGACTTACGAACACGACGCAACCATCGCGTTGGGGCGGACCCACTGAAACGGGATCGCCGCAGAGCGTTGGCCGAGAGTTCCGGATCGGCATTTCAGCCATTCGGTTCCGCGGCCTCCTGCGCGTTTGACGATTTGTAGGTTCTGCAGGGTTCATCCCGCCAGGGAGAAGGAGATCACGCCATGTCGGCGTACTGCCAGGTAACGGGACGGAAGCCAGGCTTTGGTAAGTCCGTCTCGCACTCGCACCGAAGGACCAACCGACGCTGGAACCCGAATGTCCAGCGCCGTAGCTACTACCTGCCCTCCGAGGGACGTCGCATCACGCTCAACGTCTCGACCAAGGGCATCAAGACCATCGACCGCGACGGAATCGAGTCCGTGGTGGCCCGTATCCGAGCACGTGGGGAGAAGATCTAATGGCACGTAACGACGTCCGCCCGATCATCAAGCTCAAGTCCACGGCCGGCACCGGGTTCACGTACGTGACCCGCAAGAACCGCCGTAACAACCCGGACCGCATCACGCTGAAGAAGTTCGATCCGGTTGTCCGCAAGCACGTCGAATTCCGAGAGGAGCGCTAGCCCTATGGCAAAGAAGTCCAAGATTGCCAAGAACCAGCAGCGCCGCGCCAAGGTGGAGCGATTCGCCGAGCGTCGCGCAGAGCTGAAGGCCATCATCAAGAACCCGGAGAGCACGGACGAGGCGCGTTTCGACGCCCAGACCGCTCTCAACAAGATGCCGCGCGATGCTTCGCCCGTGCGTCTTCGCAACCGCGACGTCCACGATGGCCGTCCCCGCGGTTACCTCCGTAAGTTTGGCCTCTCCCGCGTACGTATGCGCGAGATGGCCCACCGTGGCGAGCTGCCCGGTGTGACGAAGTCGAGCTGGTGATACTTAAATGGCTAACAAGCGCATCCCGAAGAAGTCGCGGATCCAAGAGGGCCGCCGCCCCAAGAAGAACCCGCTGAAGACCGCTGGTATCGAGACCGTTGATTACAAGGACATCAACACCCTCCGTACCTTCATCTCCGATCGTGGCAAGATCCGTTCGCGCCGCGTGACGGGCCTGACGCCGCAGCAGCAGCGCCAGGTCGCCACCGCTGTGAAGAACGCGCGCGAAATGGCGCTGCTCCCCTTCACCAGCCGGTAGGCACCCCCGCTCGGATCTCACCCGAGCGTTCGCGCCGACTCGTGCGGCGCACCCAAGTCCCGCGGCCCGGCCCTGACTCCTAACCCAGGGCTAGCCACCAAGGACAACAGCGCCATCGAAGACCGAGGTGTGCGCGACTCCCCAATGCGGGAAGTCTGCGCCCTCGGTCTTCTGGCATTTCGCCGCCGGGTAGCGTGTGTGGCTTTCGTGCGTTCGCATACCGACCTGGCGGTTTCGCGCAGGCATGGGCGCGGGAGTTAAATGGATAGGGTTTTCGCGCGCTCGCGGGTCTTTTGAGAGTGCGCGCGGTCGAATCCAGAATCACAGAACCCTGAAGCGAAGGAGCGTGCGGCGTGCTCGGTGTGCTCTCCGGCTTCGGGGTGATCGCCGTGGTGATCGCCGTCGGCTGGATCTGCGCACGCACGAATGTACTCGGTTCGGACGGCCAGCTCGTGCTCAACCGCATGGTGTTCTTTGTCGCGACGCCAGCGCTGCTGCTCGACTCCCTCGCCCAGCGCGATATCCGCGACGTGCTGTCGGAGATCTTCCTCGTGTCCGCGGGCACGGCCGTGATCGTCGCGCTGATTTACGTCGCGCTTGCTCGCGGGCTGCTTGGACGCCGCGGGCCGACGCTGGTCATGGGCGCGATGTCCGCCTCGTACGTGAATTCGGCGAACCTCGGCATCCCGATCGCGCTGTATGTGCTCGGCGACCTCGCCTTTGTCGCACCGCTCATGCTGTTCCAGGTATGCCTGCTGCAGCCCGTCATCATCGCGATCATGGACCGGCTCATGACGGCGGAGGCCGCGTCTTCCGAGGCTGCCGGCGGCGCCGGCGCTCCTTCGACGGGTGGCGGCGGGCGTTCCGGCGCATTCGCCGCGCTCGCCCAGTCCGCGCGCAACCCGCTCATCATCTCCGGCCTGCTTGGGCTCGTGTTGGCCGCGCTGCCATGGAAGCTACCCGAACGCGTCCTCGAGCCCATTCACCTCATCGGGCAGGCGTCAGTTCCGGGCGCGCTGCTCGTGTTCGGGATGTCGCTGTACGGCGTGCGGGTGCTCGAGCGCGGGATCTCCCCTCGCACGGACGTCGCGCTCGTGACCGTTCTGAAGATGATCGTGCAGCCGCTTCTCGCCTGGGGCGTCGGCCTCGCCCTCGGGATGGAGGGGCACGCCTTGTTCACGGTGGTCGTGGCCGCGTGCCTGCCGACGGCGCAGAACGTGCTCGTGGTGGCGAATCGCTACGGCCGCGGCGTCCTGTTGGCGCGCGACTCCGCCGTCACAACTACCGTTTTGGCACTTCCCGTGCTGATCGGGGTCGCGGCTGTCCTCGCGGGATAGTTTGGGGCAGAGCGATC
It encodes the following:
- the rpmF gene encoding 50S ribosomal protein L32, translated to MAVPKRRLSRANTHSRRSQWKANNQALQNTRIDGQEVAIPRRLVKAAKLGLVDLDR
- a CDS encoding type B 50S ribosomal protein L31; translated protein: MKKDIHPDYHPVVFQDAGTGTKFLTRSTIKSDRKVEWEDGNEYPLIVADVTSESHPFWTGAQRVMDTAGRVEKFQRRYGNRVRRSK
- the rpmB gene encoding 50S ribosomal protein L28, which gives rise to MSAYCQVTGRKPGFGKSVSHSHRRTNRRWNPNVQRRSYYLPSEGRRITLNVSTKGIKTIDRDGIESVVARIRARGEKI
- the rpmG gene encoding 50S ribosomal protein L33, whose protein sequence is MARNDVRPIIKLKSTAGTGFTYVTRKNRRNNPDRITLKKFDPVVRKHVEFREER
- the rpsN gene encoding 30S ribosomal protein S14 — translated: MAKKSKIAKNQQRRAKVERFAERRAELKAIIKNPESTDEARFDAQTALNKMPRDASPVRLRNRDVHDGRPRGYLRKFGLSRVRMREMAHRGELPGVTKSSW
- the rpsR gene encoding 30S ribosomal protein S18, producing MANKRIPKKSRIQEGRRPKKNPLKTAGIETVDYKDINTLRTFISDRGKIRSRRVTGLTPQQQRQVATAVKNAREMALLPFTSR
- a CDS encoding AEC family transporter, coding for MLGVLSGFGVIAVVIAVGWICARTNVLGSDGQLVLNRMVFFVATPALLLDSLAQRDIRDVLSEIFLVSAGTAVIVALIYVALARGLLGRRGPTLVMGAMSASYVNSANLGIPIALYVLGDLAFVAPLMLFQVCLLQPVIIAIMDRLMTAEAASSEAAGGAGAPSTGGGGRSGAFAALAQSARNPLIISGLLGLVLAALPWKLPERVLEPIHLIGQASVPGALLVFGMSLYGVRVLERGISPRTDVALVTVLKMIVQPLLAWGVGLALGMEGHALFTVVVAACLPTAQNVLVVANRYGRGVLLARDSAVTTTVLALPVLIGVAAVLAG